The sequence CATTTATTTAACGCAATGTGTAATGGTTATGTAGTACTTACCGTCATTTAGTTTGGAGTTCcctaataaattattaaactacACGAGTGGGCTTAATTAAGCATAAAATCCAAAAGATTTGAAGCGCCTTCAAGTATTAAATTCGGATTACATCATTTACGTGTATGACGTAAGCTAATCAATTAATCAAAACTAATGAGATCGAATAAACGAATCCATTATCAAAAAGATGTCGTACACCAATTAATATATGcgtaagaataaaaaaaatgttggacaTAACTCGACatgcaaaattaaaataatattagagTATAAAACGTCAAAGGTGACTATTTCTCGCTTATTAGATTATTAtgtatagaaaaaatatatatatatatatatatagaattaaaaaaatccgAAGGTGTCTCTTGAATCATCTGGTTAGTGCATTGAGTTTTAGGTCAAGGCCAATGTCCATCCCGTTGTAAGCAATGGGCGCGTACATCCATAGATCATCAGAGCTCAATAACTGATATAACATTATTCGTTATAAACAATACTTAATTCTCTACCTTTGATTTATACAATAATTATTATGGTTTAATTATGACTTCAAATCATTGAAAATCACCGTACCTTAATTTGGAGCTGTAGAAATTTGACGTATTGTACTGCTTCTTCCAACATCGTGCTAATATCGACCTGTTTACATATTTAACACATTTAGCTTTCttagtaaagaaacaaaaatggagTATATATAGTTGAAGTGCTCACGTAGTAATTTAGTTTGCTTGAATTTAAAACATACAGCATATACCTTTGTTCCATTAGGGACAAGATTTTGCAAAATCCTTAGCCTCTCGTTtatcctctctcttcttttctgcACCATCACAAAAACggattttgttttaagttttcaGCCTTCcagaataaataatttttacatgtttatacCTTTGGAAGAAAGCCTTAATTAGTATATAAATTTACGAATAAATTACCCTTGCGTAAAGGCTTTGAGGATCTGTGGCAGCGCCGCGGCTGGCCCTAGTCTTGCCGTTGAGGTTGAGAGCCTTTGAGTCCTCGCCATCTTCTTTGGATAAGAAAGTGTCTCCACCGTTTGATTCATCATCCGAACAACAAGTCGATTGCGGCTTAGACGGTTTGGTCTTTCTCTCCCCTGCAGCCTTCTccgtatcttcttcttcaccgctATTGTCATTATCGCCACTCATCTCTACGCCTTTCTGCCTCCTCCGCATCTTGTTggctct comes from Camelina sativa cultivar DH55 chromosome 19, Cs, whole genome shotgun sequence and encodes:
- the LOC104766683 gene encoding transcription factor bHLH84-like, with protein sequence MEAMGEWTTGLGGMYTEEADFMNQLLASYEQPCGGSSSETTATLAAYHHGQGSQWTGGFCFSQESSSYSGYCTVVPQQEEDDNRMEDSTINTDLYLVGEETCECDVAEYSRKGLWPLENAEESHDHSVLQSENSLTTTTTDEKLLRPCESSKKRMRATSTDKNKRANKMRRRQKGVEMSGDNDNSGEEEDTEKAAGERKTKPSKPQSTCCSDDESNGGDTFLSKEDGEDSKALNLNGKTRASRGAATDPQSLYARKRRERINERLRILQNLVPNGTKVDISTMLEEAVQYVKFLQLQIKLLSSDDLWMYAPIAYNGMDIGLDLKLNALTR